The sequence below is a genomic window from Xiphophorus maculatus strain JP 163 A chromosome 18, X_maculatus-5.0-male, whole genome shotgun sequence.
CCGGCGTCCTGCCAGTGTGCAGACAGCCTTGTGACTCGGCTTATGTAAACATAGGTGGTGCTGCCTGGAAACAGGCCGTTTTCTAACCCACTTAGAAGTATGCACGGCAAAATTGACAGGACAATAGCTTAgcaacatttaaactttttatatgGACTGAAACCCTCGAAAATAAGCCTGCTACACTGCTGAGACGTTTCAAAAGTAATGATAACAGAAAGGCATATTTTATAACTTTGGTCACAGCCTAGACTCTGTCAGCAAGAGAAGAAGTCAATATTTGATTTGGCTAggctttttgaacttttttcaaaGGCTGTAAAAACTCCAACTCCTTGTCAGGTATTTACACTATGACAAAGGCTACACTTACtgtgtactttttaaattcatcacCTCATCACATGAGCTTTTAGTGCAGTCATATTCATTAAATTAGGCAAATTTTCTTCCATCCTCCATCTGCCCCATGTTCAGAGTTATGGCATTtcatataatatttaatttgattaaagtaATGTGTTTTACATATGCGGTgtgtttcaaagttttcttcCCCCTtgtatcttttttatgtttttgtcatgttagaacaccacaaacttcaatatgttttatattacaCTTAATGTTGTGAGTCCTTTGGAAGGTATTGTAGTTATTTATGAGGCAGTAAACAAATACAGTCATGAAAACAGTGcaggtattttacattttagagaATAACCGTCTACCCCATCATGTTAATATTTGTAATCCCGATCAAAGTGGTTTGATTTTAGGAACATATGTAAATAAAGATCCATAAAGTTTAAATAGAAATGTTGACAGAGTAAATGGCAAATTTAAGCTTTTGAGCATTTTActaccaacaaaaaaaaaagaaaaagaaaactgcattaCTACGACCCAAGGATGCATATTAATGAGCAACTTTTATTTATCAGCTGACCCACAAGTGTACTGAAACTCTTTTacagaagaaggaaaaagtCAATCTCACCTCATCTTTCAGTTTATAGATTCTTTTAGACCGGTATCATAAACGTGACTCGCAGTTTGGGTTTAGACGCCAAAGCATAAATCCAAGTAATAGGAGGTTTCTCAGAGAATGGACGTTATCGCAGATCACAAACTGAGTGTGGGACATTCCAGGTACAAATTTGCAGCACCTCCAACTTGATGTAAAAGTGTcacaaaaaagtccaaaaaaataaaacctaaaaaaattgGAGCCTGGAATCCTGAAAGTGATATTTGCATGGAAACTCTCATGTCATGTGTTAATGTCAGCTTATTGCTGatgatgttttacttttcatctTGCGAAAGTGTCTAAGAATATCAGCTATTTATCTTTTCCCCTGCAGTGACGCTGAAAAGGAAAATCGATACTCATCAGTTCGTTCCCCCAAAATGGTAGGCATTGTTTTTAGAACTGACAGGTTAGCTTCCTGTTGTACATCTGTACTTTTCTCTGTGGTACAGCAGCTGCTGCGATCTAAATCGTTTGTCCCTTTCGTTCCCCTCCCAGCCGAGACACAACCCCTTTAATCGAGCTTCCCTCATTGTTGTTGAGCCTCCTGAAAATAACCATAACACGGCCCCCCGTCTGGACCAAGAGACGCAGGAGTCAGGTGGGGAGCTGAGATTTGGAGCAAACAGGTTTGTGATAAAAGCCACAACaaaatctaatcttttttttatttttattttttccacccAGAGGCAATTTCCCGGCGGAAGAATGCCCCGGCGGGGGAGTCCAGTCAGACCTCGGGGGGCTCCGTCACATCAGAAAGCTCCTCCACGGGCTTCAGGCCCGTACCGAAGAAGAGGACGTTCCTGCCTCGACGCGGCAGCCAGCGGGGGTTAAACGCTCCGGCGAGGCCCGCGGCCATTGTGCCTGCCCCGCGACGGAGCCGCCAGCTGGGATCCAGCGGGAGCTCAAACCAGTCTGGCCTGAAGATTACAGATGAAACGCCTCAGGAAAGTGTTTATGCACCGGTCACGGGTTCTGCGCCGACGTCCACAGCGGCAGATAGAAGTTCCCTGCAGCCACTCAGTGCTGTATCTCAGGTTTCCTCCAATTCAAGTCTGGAGATGGACAAGAATTCAGCATCAACAACAAGAGAGCGGTGAGTAAAAACCTTTACTTGATACGCTCATCCAAAGCCGCCTGCGTTTCTGAAGCTCTGCCACGTTTCAGACCGGCTGCTCACTCTGGGACTGATGTGAGCGCTGACGGAGAAACGCCACAGCAGTGGGTCGAAGCCCGAGACGATCGAAGAGAGCGCGCGACCTTGAGCATTCTCAACCTACCGAGTGATAAAGTTCAGGACAGAGACACGAGCAGCAGCGTGGGAACAGCAGGGCGGCAGGAGGAGATGAGTTTACCTCCAAACACACTGGGTGAGCCCTCTTTCAATTATGAGTTCATCTTTTGTTTGAGTATCTCTCCTAtaatcatcaccttcctaaaataatgacccAAGTCAAGTTTTTGCCAAAGCTGATTttggcacacaaaaaaaatacttttgacaaaaaatgctttaagttatttcacttacaagttgctctaagtgaaataatctgccactggaCCTAATACTTtaacaatattaaggaatcatttgattaaaacaagctgctgtatcttgatgaaaagttagtttggtcttatttaaagtgtattacgatataaactaaaccaaaaatacttggtaagactttgtgtttttgcagcacaaCATTGTTTATTATGACGTTTGAAAAGCTTATGAAGccatttctcagattttttgaACTCCAGCACATCAGTGAGAGTCATTAtctacaaataataataaaaaacaaacaggaaacataTCTAAACCCTTCCAGGAATAGCTAgcctaccaaaattactccaagaaaAAATGTAGTTCTAAAAACATGCCGCATTTTCCCCACTGAATGAACATCATCAAGCTAAGGTTGTATCATTTATTCTATGGCTTAATATCTTTACCAGGTCATTAAGAGATAAATAATGGggtcaaaaatgtattttttctttaattttagcaCCGTTTTGATTTAAGTCATGAACATCCATCGCTTCATGCTTTTCctgctgcatattttaaaagaatagcTGTAAGTTGGCTAAAACCGTGACGCTTTTTCAAGCGGGAGGTGTCAGCAGGTTAAATTCATGGTTATCTGGTATTTAAAGGCAAATCAGACTCCTGTTATCCTTGGATGACATTCATTATTCTGCCATCAAAGGCATTTATGGGCAGACTATTACCCGATAAATGGATTTGTTATTGTCAGATAAGTCTGTATTCCAAATTTATCCTagttattatttcattttgaagaaaTTGATGCCATGTGCTCTGGATCAAACATGAAAAGGACTAATCAGACCATATAGACCTTAGTGATAGCAGCATTAGAGTCGAAAAGacgcagaaaatgttttggagcaacatATGCTGCCTTCAGAGCATATTTTGCATGCATTTTTCAACAGGACAATGCAAACCCCCCACTGAGCACACATGGCAAAGACATggctgcagaggaagaggacagcGGACTGGCAAGCCTCCAGTCCTGACATGATTCATATGAAAACGATGACCCAGCATCGTTACACAGCTTAAATGTTAGAAGGAAgaagttttttaaagatttggaCATATTATGTAATGGTGAAAGCTTTAAAgctccaatttaaaaaaaataaaaataagaaataaatgctCATTACTAATTTAAATGAGCTCCATGAAAAGAGTGAATGCATAAAAATTGTACAGTTTTTATATCgcaatgctttgcaaaagtactcAAGCCCATTGGACTTTTTCAAATTACAGACTaggcaaggagagcattaatcagagaaaaaaaaccaagagTTCATAGAAACTTtgaaggagctgcagggatTCAGAGTTGGGGTTGGAGAATCTGTTGAAAAATGATTCGTTGTGCACTCCACTGGAGTCGGgattgcttttcttcagcagggacaggaaaatgtttttttggagtTGATGGAAAGAGGGAGCAACACAACCACAGAGCAAAACTACAAGAAGGTCTGCTAGAgtttgcaaaagacttgagactagGGCAGAAGTTcaacttccagcaggacaataaaCCCAAAGACACatcctggtaaaaaaaatatgtagcagTTTAGACCAATGCATCTTCATATGTgagaatgacctagtcaaaagTACAGACctaaaaaaatctcaaagaCAAGAATGTTGATGGCAACATATTGTCCTTAATCAATTTGGACTGAGCTGGTGTTATTTTGCAAAGACGAATAGTCAGTCCAACATTTAATTCTCTAGATGTGAAAAACTGCTTGCATACCCCATAAGATTTACAAAGGTAGTTCTACAAAGTATCACTTACTTTGTGTTAGCCTGCGACTTAATCAAAATGTGTTACTGTAAATTAACGTAGAAACGTTTATAGGGTGTAAACACGTTTGCAAGACAaagtctttttctttccacatggACTGGTATATTGCGCTTTTGACACTGAtcaatgtaataaattaaaggAAACCACACACCAGTGAGATATGTATTTATCTTCTTTGCTTCCTCCTCCACTTCTAGATCCCATCCCTCCTATGTCATATGATCTCCACTTCATTGACAAATCCAATCAGCAAGCTCAGAAGCCCAATCAGATGACTGCTTTCAAACTGTCCTCTCAGACAACGAGCCCCACTGGTGAAGAGGACGACTCCATAGCAAAGGTGCTGGACTGGTTCAACCGCAGCACAGACAGCAGCGACTGGCTGAACTCAGAAGACACTCTAAAGGCCTGCACAAGCTTTGACAAGCACGCGTCTGTCAGCAAATCAAGGGAGGAAGAGTCATTCGACAGAGGGACCAGTGAAAGAAAGCTAGATAGATCTGAGACGACAACAAAGCTCAACAATGAGCTCAACAGAAAAGGAAGCAAGGAGACGCTCGATGCTCAACATCTGCATTCACAGGACATTAGGGATTGTTGCGATGAAAGCAGGCCGTTGAAAATTTCTCATTTGAAATCGTTCTGGGAGAAAAGCAACGCGGGCCCAAAGATACTTATCAGCAAATCCGTGACGCCAGCCGACAGAGTAAACTCAGCTCAGGGTTTTGCAGTCAAAGAACCTGATGTACACTTTGTTCCTGGAAAGTACAGTGGAAAGGGGCTCTATGATAAGTACACCCCAGATCAAAGTGTTGAAAGCGAGCAGCAGCCACTCAACAACCAAAACATGCAAATGGTGAACTCTATTCAGTCAGAAGCACCCGAAAAGTACAATAATGACTCTACCCATTTGAAGTTAATATCCAATCTACAAGCCGCCAACAGAAGAGTGTTGGAAGGAGAAGGTTTACTTGCAAACAGACCAAACCCATCAGAGAGAACAATCATAGATCAAGAGTTTGAGAGTGATTCTGTGGCTAAACCAGATGGCATTTCAGGATCTAAAGAAATGTTCTTGCAAGACCTTCTGTCCAAGACCGCTCCTGGATCTCAGCTGGATCCAGACCTCTCAACAAAGGTCGGCTTAGAGTCGGAAAATTTCAGTTTGTCCAGAAATGGCTCGTACATGGATGAGAATGGAGGGCAACTCACCACAAAAGCCAAACTTCACAGAGATTCGGTTGAAGATGTGAGAAGGAGAGACGGTGAGGATAAAAACTTACACTCAGGCTCGTCTCCCAAAGGAAAAGATGATCCAGCCACCAAGGACAGGGCCGGCGGTTCATACTCAAACAAGCAACCATCGCAACACCAGGAAAGCACAGCGGAGAGAATAAAGCAGCTGAAGTCCTTTTGGGAGCAGGAGCTTAACAAGCCAATGTTCTGCAACGGCAAACCTAAAGGTCCTGGAGAGGGCAAAGTGACCCGTGGTGTGAATCAAACAAAACTGATGAAGAGATTCACGAAGTCCGAGTTTGACTTGAGATCAATTGGAAATGATTCGGGAAGCGACGAGGAAGGTAGTAACAAGAATCCCCAGAATTTTACGGTTCTACCATTGAATCAGAGGTTAGACAAGATGAATCCAAGTCTTGGAACGAGTCGTGCCCAGTTTAACTTTCTGCGAGAGTTCTGGGACGAGGCTACTGCTGACTCTAAGGCGTCTTTAACCTCTGACAAACCTAAAAGCCCCAAAAGGAAAGAGCCCCTCCGTTCCCAGCTTTCATCCCAGGATTTAAAGTCTGTTGATGCGGAGATTTATCATGTAAGTACTGCTCTTGAGAAAACAAGAGGAGCTGCCATGAAGTCGTTTCCTTCTCCCCAGAGGTCGAAGTCTCCACATGATAAACAGGTTGGATCTGGATCAAAGCTACAAAGTGACAACAAAAGTAACTTGCCCAGTTACACGCAAGCAGAGACAGGGAAGCAAAAACAGTTCAAAAGGAGTGCAAAGGACGTCAGTCGAGAAGAGAAGTCCACAAAGCCACAAAGCGGCATAACCAAAGACAGTCGGTCTCCGAAAAGCAGAAAGGACAGCTTCTGCATCTCCAGCAGCCGTGGAAGTTCTCTGCGCCGCGCCACGAGCATGTTCGCTCTGAGCGTAGATGAGGAAAAAGATCCAACCCAACTGAGAGTAGACCTCAGTCCTCTCCGGTCTCAGAGCAGGAAACACAGGCAGCTCGAGCCAGAGTTTGTGATTCCACGAGCACGGGCTTTCGTCCCCACAGACTACCGCCACTACCTGGGGATGACGGACAAGACCAGCGTTCACACCACGCTCGCGCTCGCGTTGAGCGAAGACGCCGCAGAGGTGAAGTCCATGTACGATCTTGATCTGAGTGAACCAGTGGGGGCGAGCACACCGTTGAGCTCAGAGGAGCGTCATGGCAGGAAGACGACCAAGACAAGCCAGCGGCCGGTTTGGGCAAACTACAGCAGTTCAGACACAGGCCCAGAGTCGTCTGTCAGCAGTACGTCAGAAACATGGTCCAACATCTGGAACAGTTCGAATCGTAAGATctaactttatgttttcttagTAACATTCACCCTAGATAGCATTACTTTTTCTGTCAATGTGAAAAGTGAGAGTTTCTTTAATATTGTCCCAGCACAATGTTACACTATCAAAATTTAGCCTAGATCTAGTTCTGTTCCCATGAAAATTTTTAACTTATAAACAAAAACcacatagttgttttttttaaaatggaagattgttgtttttgtttttagctgaaCTTGTCAGTTGTTCACATTTTCACTAATCAAAACCCACTTATGTGAAAATTCTGATGTTCAACATCTGCAGTACGTAAAAGACAGAAAGcttctttttgttaaagttggctttcgtttttgtttttataggtTATTCATTTCTATTTAATTATGTTAATTGATAGCTATCTAATaagaattttctaaaaaaaaaattctaaatgcCACTCGGTTCTCTCAAGGCTTCATAAGTTTGCTTTtctaagaatatttaaatacacatataaaacaatgttttgcgACATTATTATCTGTGGAGCTTGTTTGTGTTTAGCTTCGAAgccaaacaaaatacaaaactgatGTAATTTAGATCAATCTAACAGTGATTAAGGCTTAGCCTTCATTCCTCTCATTGTCTTTTAGCAACTTTTCTTCTGTTGtggcagttttaaaaatatatgctatttttatttattttgcaattttatctttaaatgtcattgttttggCGTATTTTAAGtgtaggagagagagagagagagagagagatctatctatatattattttttgccaaaatagaCATTGAAATGAACTTaccagcattttttaaatagcagAAGAAAGTCAatctctacttttttttttaatcacaactAAAAGAGTTTAGTTACCTAGTGGCTGCTTTGTTAAACAGATTGTCTTCACTGAGCATTTTAGCAGCTGACCTAATCATTGTTGTGTTGATTGTGTCACATAAACTCCTGAATGTTAAACCTTTTTCAAAGCAGTACCAGGTTTTCTGCCACTGGATCTTTGATTGATGTTGTCTTGCAGCCAGAAAGCCATTGTAGCAAATAAGTAAATTTACTAGGTAGACGAGCctaactttaatatttaacacccCAACAATCAACAATCAATTGTTGATTAATCGACAATTGATCAATCTATCTATCTTGATTGATCAAGATAGatagatctctctctctctctctctctctctctctcctacaCTTAAAATACGccaaaacaatgacatttaaagataaaattgtaaaataaataaaaacagcatatatttttaaaactgccaCACCCTAATCTAACAGAAGAAAAGTTGCTAAAAGACAATGAGAGGAATGAAGGCTAAGCCTTAATCACTGTTAGATTGATCTAAATTACatcagttttgtattttgtttggcTTCGAAGCTAAACACAAACAAGCTCCACAGATAATAATGTcgcaaaacattgttttatatgtgtatttaaatattcttagaAAAGCAAACTTATGAAGCCTTGAGAGAACCGAGTGGCATTtcgaattttttttttagaaaattcttATTAGATAGCTATCAATTAACATAATTAAATAGAAATGAATAacctataaaaacaaaaacgaaagccaactttaacaaaaagaagCTTTCTGTCTTTTACGTACTGCAGATGTTGAACATCAGAATTTTCACATAAGTGGATTTTGATTAGTGAAAATGTGAACAACTGACAAGttcagctaaaaacaaaaacaacaatcttccattttaaaaaaaacaactatgtgGTTTTTGTTTATAAGCTAAAAATTTTCATGGGAACAGAACTAGATCTAGGCTGAATTTTGATAGTGTAACATTGTGCCGGGACAATATTAAAGAAACTCTCacttttcacattatttcaataatctgcattttgttatatttatgtttatgcatttttttaaaagtctgccTTTTTGGTCTAATGTGAGCAATAAGCTGTCAAAATCAAATCTCCTTGTGAAAATGTCTTGCCCTACTTGTGTCGTTTCCTCCTGCATAGCAGAAGGAAACGATGAAGACGAGCAAAATCCGGTCAGAAAGGCGCTGCGGCGAGCGGAGGCACGGCCTAAAAGTCTGGCTAAAAGCATGGAGGACATCACCGCATCCGCAGCACCACGTCAGCACGCCCTctacaacatttttatgttttacatctGGTAATGACAATTGagatgagtttgtttttcactgttttcGAAGGACAAGAAAGGAGGGCTGACCCGGCTGCTGACCTCAGGCGCAGCAGTGAAGGTAAAAACGCGCAAACGTTTGAAacgcaaatattgcaaatatacTAAAGATTCTCTGTACTGCTCCACAGTTTCAGCCATCTCcactccttcctcctcttctttttcgGATCCGGACCACTTAAAGAAGATGAGCAAATCCGTCCCGTCGTTCTTACAGAAGGAGGTAAAGCTTTCCCCGACTGAAGAACGAACCCTGCACCGCGTTCAGCCGCACAAGGCTTTCCTCCCCTGCGGTCCGTCTGTGTTTCAGGAGCGCGGCATTGACACCGACTTCTGCGAAGGCAGTAACCCTCTAGAAAGACTAACAGCGGGCAGCTCAGCGACTATCCTGAGCAGCTCCTCTGGCATGACGTCTGTGTCTTCTGTACGTTCACACACTACTGCTTCTGCATGAGCATCCTCCCTGTGTAAACGCTGCCTTCGTCACCTGTTGGCTTTGTGTTTAAAACTTCACTTCCACTGTCTCACAGATGTTTGAAATGTGACGTTGTGTCCCTGTTGCAGGTCATCCACGTTCAATCggtgttttatattttgctaaaGTGTCTGCTGTTCAAACCAGTGCTAAAAACTAGGACTTAAAGTGTTAATATGACATAATGCAGATTAATCACATTAAGTATTTGGACCTAACTGCCTCTCTCCTGCGGAGGGTTACTTGGTTCAAATAACTAAGTGCActtaaaaaacactaaatcttaccgagtatttttggttcagtttctagtgcaaataactttttgtcttatttcaagtgtactaactcacaagtaatctttcagcaagatgtaggagcttgtttcaagtcagtaatttctttatattgatgaaaaactattagttgctttggcagattatttcacttataacatgggaaaatgtcttactgtaaatgaaataatctgcagacACCAATAACTGATTATTGTTGGTCTATACAACAACTGAAAGTTGATGTACAGACCAACAACTTTCGGTGTGTTCCCCTCTTGGCTTGAGGGAAACACAACGTCTCATGACTTTTTTTCAACAATGACcttccataaaggccagatcTGTGTTGTGGATGAGCAATAATTGTCCTACTGACAGATTTGGCCATCTTAGCtgttgatctctgcagctcctccggCGTCACCATGGATCTCTTTGATGATTAGAAGGTTCTTTTTGCCCAGCCTGACAGATtagatgaattttttttttttttttagctttgaagTTGTAcgattttcagatgatggatcgATCAGAGCTCAGCGAGACGTTCAGTACTTgtgatgttgttttataacctatCCGCTTTAAACTTCACAGCTTTATCATGCGTCCTGACAGcgtttctttgtcttttatgactgtttgttctctaatatTCTCTAACGGCGCTCAGGCCTTCCCAGTACAGCTGGATTTATAATGACCCGAAATTACAAACAGATGGACTTTATTTACTGATTAAGTGACTTGCTTGTGCAGTTGGTTGCACATGATCTCCTGTGGGTTAGAAGAATAGAAGTGGAGGTCACGTTTTCAGGATTTGGTTTgcaagaaaattaaaagtttaaaaaatgtttagctttcCGTCTAACTCgcttttctttcataaaatttATTAAAGTTTGGAAAGGCATTGTGGTACAAGAagtcctgtttttgtttagtcgggtttcttttttcaaaaactggGAGCACATCTAGAACCTATGTTCATACTTTCCTTGGCAGCTTGACATTGTGTTTTGCTCCGAAACATAAACAAGGAAATGAAAGaatgtttttaacaacaaacaaacatgtaatGAGTGAAGTAATATGAtggataatttattttaacagggtaacttgtgaaaaaaatgcaaaaattcctaaataaataattttttttgtttgaaaattcaATAAAGCATTATCTTCTCTTAATGCAGCAACAAGTAATTAcgagctaagaaaaaaaaacatactctAAGGGCGAAGTGACTTCAAATTGTACGTTTATGAGACACAACAGCGTATGGTCCTTAAGATGCTAAAGCTAGCCTAGCCACTGGACAGATAGGTATTCTTCCTATTTGCCAGAAAATTTGTTCACTCAACTTTAGGTCAGATTCTTGTAAAGGTTTacctaactttttttttcttcttcttcttcttcttctttttgttcctgCCTGCTCTCAGCTGAGTGGGAGTGTGATGACCATGTACAGCGGCGATTTTGTGGAGGTTCAGGGAACCATCCAGTTCTCCATCAACTACGTCCAAAGGCTGCGGGAGTTTCACATCTTTGTGGCAGAGTGCCGCGACCTGGCCGCAGTCGACCCAAAGAGGAGCCGCTCCGACCCGTCAGTCCTGAACGTATTCTTTACCAGCCGGTGTTGTTTGTGGCCGGTGCTAATGTGCAGCAAATTAACCAATTAGACGTAAAATATATCCGGCTACATGTGGCGTAGACTGACTTACAAACACACCTAATTAACAactgtggttttctttcataATACGAAATAAAAAGAACCTTTTGTAGtattaatcaaaacaaaagtgcAATTTTGATATTGTTTGCTGATGGTTGGTAACATCTAGTCATAATTTTCTGTACGGTTTTCAATAGAAGTCCCGTTCTACTCCTGCTAATTGTCATTAATATCATtatgttgctttattttaaatttcttttttttttaaaggtacgTCAAAAGTTACCTGGTTCCTGACAAAGCCAATCTGGgaaagaggaaaacatctgtaaagaaaaagacactgaATCCGACTTTCAACGAGATCCTCCGGGTACGGCCGCGCACTCAGTTGACCCACTGAGGTTTTGGTtgggtgtttcttttttttttttttttcacacgcTAAACACTCCGACCCACGGCAAAACAAAAGCGTCTCTCCTGTCTGTACAGTATCGTGTTCGCATGGAGTACCTCAGGACACAGACGCTCATTCTCTCCGTCTGGCATCACGACACTTTTGGGAAGAACAGCTTCCTGGGCGAGGTGGACGTGGAGCTCTCCAAGTGGGACTTCGACCACACCCAGATGAATTACTTGGCGCTGAAAGCCAAGGTAAACGCAAACACACCGCGGCACAAAAGCTGCGCTACTTCTTTCCTCGCCGAATAACAGAgggtttacttttttttacctCCATTGGTCCAGCCTGTACACTCATTCCCACCGGGCTAAGCCAGGCTGCTCATATCGCGCCTCGCCTCTTTTTCAGACTCTACCGTCGATTGCGCCGCTAAGCGGGCGGGGAGAGATGAGACTGGCAATCCGCTACCTGCCGCAGGTCACCCACAGCGAAGGTCTGCTCACAGTCATCATCCTCTGCGTTGGGAATTAGTTGGTTAGGGATGTAAGTCTTTAGCTTGGGAAAGTCAGTGAAAATcgtaaaaatgaaaaacgaGACCAGGATTTAAAGTAACTttcttgggtgtttttttttttagcttattgCACCTCTTTTGCCTGCTTAAATAAACTTGGCGCAGAAAGTAAAGGAAATTATATTCTGTCAGTTTCGTTCTGTAGCTCAACAACAAtaaggaaatgttttataatgtgGACGAAACAAGAAAttggtatttctaggatttttttccccctatgtttttatgcaaaatctATATATGATATCTACAACAGGCTTTTAAAAGTAACTAGCATTTGGTCcctattttatttctaatagaaaaacattttagttacaCTTTGTTAGCTTTCAAAGTGAAACATTCGTTGGagtatatatttagaaaaatagttATTTGCAGCTCTTGACGActtatatattttcaaaaaattttagctcatttttatttcatgccACAGCAAGATTATGAATGTCTTCAAAAGGGCCGGCTGTGGCAGAATGTATTTCTAAAACTATCTATTAAACCATTGCGATACTCTTTGTTCAGCTTTCAGCAGCGGAAGCCGCTTCTACAAAGTTTTGACTCATGGGGCTAAACATAAAttcacgccacacttttcagatgcaCCAAAACAATGTAAAACCATTTTTCGTTCAGCTACACAAGCAAACGT
It includes:
- the LOC102225357 gene encoding synaptotagmin-like protein 2 isoform X1 gives rise to the protein MIDLSHLTEEEQEAILTVLKRDEELKRAEEERIRKLEKVLDSGSQSDVKLKYLSGEWFYEAKSQRHSDKIHGSEIILASMKQGKPASLDGSVRVERNKTPSSRSSDAAPPPKPARCFESSQPPETNDAEKENRYSSVRSPKMPRHNPFNRASLIVVEPPENNHNTAPRLDQETQESEAISRRKNAPAGESSQTSGGSVTSESSSTGFRPVPKKRTFLPRRGSQRGLNAPARPAAIVPAPRRSRQLGSSGSSNQSGLKITDETPQESVYAPVTGSAPTSTAADRSSLQPLSAVSQVSSNSSLEMDKNSASTTRERPAAHSGTDVSADGETPQQWVEARDDRRERATLSILNLPSDKVQDRDTSSSVGTAGRQEEMSLPPNTLDPIPPMSYDLHFIDKSNQQAQKPNQMTAFKLSSQTTSPTGEEDDSIAKVLDWFNRSTDSSDWLNSEDTLKACTSFDKHASVSKSREEESFDRGTSERKLDRSETTTKLNNELNRKGSKETLDAQHLHSQDIRDCCDESRPLKISHLKSFWEKSNAGPKILISKSVTPADRVNSAQGFAVKEPDVHFVPGKYSGKGLYDKYTPDQSVESEQQPLNNQNMQMVNSIQSEAPEKYNNDSTHLKLISNLQAANRRVLEGEGLLANRPNPSERTIIDQEFESDSVAKPDGISGSKEMFLQDLLSKTAPGSQLDPDLSTKVGLESENFSLSRNGSYMDENGGQLTTKAKLHRDSVEDVRRRDGEDKNLHSGSSPKGKDDPATKDRAGGSYSNKQPSQHQESTAERIKQLKSFWEQELNKPMFCNGKPKGPGEGKVTRGVNQTKLMKRFTKSEFDLRSIGNDSGSDEEGSNKNPQNFTVLPLNQRLDKMNPSLGTSRAQFNFLREFWDEATADSKASLTSDKPKSPKRKEPLRSQLSSQDLKSVDAEIYHVSTALEKTRGAAMKSFPSPQRSKSPHDKQVGSGSKLQSDNKSNLPSYTQAETGKQKQFKRSAKDVSREEKSTKPQSGITKDSRSPKSRKDSFCISSSRGSSLRRATSMFALSVDEEKDPTQLRVDLSPLRSQSRKHRQLEPEFVIPRARAFVPTDYRHYLGMTDKTSVHTTLALALSEDAAEVKSMYDLDLSEPVGASTPLSSEERHGRKTTKTSQRPVWANYSSSDTGPESSVSSTSETWSNIWNSSNPEGNDEDEQNPVRKALRRAEARPKSLAKSMEDITASAAPRQERRADPAADLRRSSEVSAISTPSSSSFSDPDHLKKMSKSVPSFLQKEVKLSPTEERTLHRVQPHKAFLPCGPSVFQERGIDTDFCEGSNPLERLTAGSSATILSSSSGMTSVSSLSGSVMTMYSGDFVEVQGTIQFSINYVQRLREFHIFVAECRDLAAVDPKRSRSDPYVKSYLVPDKANLGKRKTSVKKKTLNPTFNEILRYRVRMEYLRTQTLILSVWHHDTFGKNSFLGEVDVELSKWDFDHTQMNYLALKAKTLPSIAPLSGRGEMRLAIRYLPQVTHSEGLPRDVSSSGEIHIWVKECKNLPLIRATIDPYVKCFVLPDTSRKSRQKTRVLRRTVEPVFNHTMVYDGIGEADLTEACVELTVWDRDRLASNLLGGLRLGAGTGRSYGALVDWMDSGPYEVALWDRMMASPSEWVEDVLPLRMLSSARAALK